The nucleotide window GCTATGGCTATCGAGGGGCTTGCAATCCTAGGAGCTAAGGATCTAGCTAAGGAAAAGATGGAGCTTCTCTTTATGAAGTACAACCCACTGGAAGATAAGTTCGCGGTGGGGCTTGGAGGGAGTGAAGAATTTGGAACGGCAACCCCCTTAGAAGCTACGTATTGGGCTATGAGAGCCATGAACTCTGTAAATTATAGGATTGATGAGGAGATGAGAGAAAAGATCATTGAATTTGTGCGTAGGTTCAAAATTGGAGACGCTTACGGCGTTACCCACCCAACAACTACCATGACTTATCAAGCCCTATACACTCTAAATTCCCTGGGAATAAAAGAAAAGACAAGGCACTTTGAGCTTTGTGAAGTTTGCGGCGACTGGGGAGGTTTTACTGAGGTTCCAAATTCATTACCTCCATATATAGAACCAACGTTTTATGCTTTAAGAGGGTTGGAGCTCCTTGGAAAGAGAGCTGGTTGCATTGATTCTCATATAAAGTTCATAAGGTCACTTCAAAATCAAAACGGTGGATTTAGGAGAAGTTATGAGCTTGGAATTTCAACGTTCCAGAACACATACAGAGCATTAGCGAGCCTAAACATTCTCATAAGGTGGGTATGATGGAGATCTGGATTAGCGATGAAGAGTTTGAAGCAATTAAGAGAAATAAGGAAAAGGCCTTAGAGTTTCTTAACAACGGAGATAAACTTAGGACTTATCTGCTTTCTCTAAAGTTTAAATTTTTGATGGAAAAACTTAATAATTTAGAGGAAAGGCTCCAGGAAGTTGAGCAAGAGTATAGAAAATTGAAAGCATTTGAAAGTAGAGCGTTCGAAGATAAGGAGTTTCTGCTAAGGATTAGAAGAGAGTTATCTATTGAAAATTCAAATCTAAGGAGGAAACTTAACAATGAAAGTAACCTTTCGAAAAAGTCGATTTGCGAGGATTACAGTTGAGATCCCTACAAATGCTGTCGAAGTTTGCGAAGAACTTGGATTTTCCTTAGAGGAAGTTCTTAAAAAGCTCTTTCTAGAGGGGAATTTTGACTTTGAAATTCACTCTGAAGAGGAAGTTATGCAACTTGAAATGAAAATTCGAGATACTGAGAGGAAACTATACGAATTAGAAGGGTCATGGTCATCTCTTAAATTTAAGTTATTTCAGGTGTATTCGGACAATAGGAACCTAGCAATCCAGATTTCGGGTTTAGTCTCTGAAAACAAGAGGCTGAGAAAGTTTCTGAATTTGCCAAGCAGGGATTTTAGGGACGTTGAAGAATTAATAAGATACTACTTAAACCTATAAAGTTATAATCCTTGGAAGGTCAAAATACATGATGACGCTAGCGGTTAAAGTTCCTCTAAAGGAGGGTGAGATAGTTAGGAGAAGACTGATAGAGCTTGGAGCTTTGGACAACACGTATAAAATCAAGAGAGAGGGTAATTTCCTCCTTATTCCTGTAAAGTTTCCAGTTAAGGGATTTGAGGTTGTAGAAGCTGAGCTTGAGCAAGTTTCAAGGAGACCGAATAGTTATAGGGAAATTGTCAACGTTCCCCAGGAGCTAAGAAGATTTTTGCCTACTTCCTTTGACATCATTGGAAATATAGCCATAATAGAGATTCCCGAGGAATTGAAGGGATATGCCAAGGAGATAGGAAGGGCTATAGTTGAGGTTCACAAAAATGTTAAAGCGGTATACATGAAGGGGAGCAAGATTGAAGGGGAATATAGAACGAGGGAACTAATTCACATAGCTGGTGAGAATATAACTGAAACGATTCATAGAGAGAATGGGATCAGGCTTAAGCTGGACGTTGCTAAGGTTTACTTTTCTCCGAGGCTGGCGACTGAGAGAATGAGAGTTTTTAAAATGGCCCAGGAGGGAGAGGTTGTATTCGATATGTTCGCAGGCGTTGGACCCTTTTCCATTCTCTTAGCTAAGAAGGCCGAGTTGGTTTTTGCTTGCGATATAAATCCCTGGGCTATAAAGTACCTTGAGGAGAACATAAAGCTAAACAAGGTTAACAACGTTGTTCCGATTCTTGGTGATTCTAGGGAGATAGAAGTCAAGGCAGATAGGATAATAATGAACCTACCTAAATATGCCCATGAGTTTCTTGAGCATGCTATTAGTTGTATAAACGACGGAGGGGTCATCCACTATTATGGCTTTGGACCCGAGGGCGACCCTTACGGATGGCACTTAGAAAGAATTAGGGAATTGGCTAACAAATTTGGAGTTAAAGTAGAGGTATTGGGTAAGAGAGTAATAAGGAACTACGCGCCGAGGCAATATAACATAGCTATTGACTTCAGGGTTTCTTTTTGATGAACCAGCTTTCAAGGGTCGACTGTTTTCCTGCTTTTATGGCTTTTTTGAGTCTTTCTAACCCATTCTTGACCCTTTCTTCGCTAAAATCATGTTCATCGCAGAGAAATCTTATGATTCCTTCTTCATCTGGTTCCTTCCATTTCAGTGAATAATCATCAGTAGTTGGTGGGTTCAGGAAGAACTCCTTTATCGCATAGAGATCCACGTCGCTCTGCCTCTGAAACTTAGCCAAGGGGTCTTTCGAATACTTCACTATTTCAAGGGCTTTCTTAGGCCCTATACCTTTTATGCCCCCAGGATTATAATCAGTTCCAACCAAAATTGCTAGCTCTATAAGTTTTTCCCTAGTTATCTTGAGCTCCTTCAAAACTTCCTCAAGAACTATAAGTTCCGGTTTTATCTCAACGTAGATATCCTTTCCTGGCATTTTTCTCTTTCCAGTTATCGTGAGGTTCCTAACCAATCTTGGAGTTCCAAAGAGTAGGGAATCATAATCTTGGCTTGCCGAGGCATAAACATCTCCCTTGCCAGCCATGTACGCTGCCTGGGCTTCTCCCTCGCTTGGAGCTTGAACTATAGGAATTCCCATGAGCTGTAAAAGCTTTTTAGCGTCTTCAATAAGCATCTCGTTAACTTTGGTAGCCCTTTGAGCGTACTTTCTTGCTTCCTCGATGTCTCCCTTGGCCAGAGCCTCTTTCCACTTTATCTCAGCTTCTTCTCTTGCTTCTCTTCTTTTCTCAAGTTCCTTCTTCTTAAACGCTGGAGGTTTTCCATCGAAAACATACACCGGCTTAATCCCGGCCTCCATAAGGTTTATCGTTCTGTAAAAGAGCCCACTCAGGTGGGAGGTTATCCTACCCTTGGAGTCCATTAGTGGAGTCCCATCCCTCTGCCTTATCGTTGAGAGGAATTGATAGATAGCGTTAAGGGCGTCTATGGCAATCTTCTTACCGTATAAGTTTTCGAGCTCTATTTCCTTTCTTGGTATTAACTCCCCTATAGGAACTCCCATAATATCACCCTCAGCCTACCGGTGTGCTCATCACCACTCAGGTGAGGGGAAGGCTCATCATCTATGGAAACAATAATTCAAGAAAGTTTATATCTTTATTCTTGTTGATTGCCTTCCTTTAAATTTAGATTAACATAAATCCAGCCAAGGGCAAATATAACTAGTGCAAGTCCGATAAGGGTCAAAGGATTCAAAGAATCATAATCTTTAACTACCATCAACTTTCTAACGATCGCGAGAATACCTAGTTCTACTACCCTTCTCATGCTTACGTGGTGATGCCTCAGGTATAATGATAATAGCTCATATATCTCCAGGAGGATTAACACAAAGAGAAACTCCTCAAGCGTGCCTTCTAAATTCAATGAGATTAAGCTGTAAAATGTTTTGTACAGTGCCACAACTATTAATCCCAGAACTACTATCACCAACAACCAACTCACATAATCAAACGTTGCATCCATGAATTTTGACATGCTCTCTTTCATCAAAAATAAAGAAGAGAGAGGATATTTAAGTTTAAGCCTTTGCGTAAAGCCAGCAGGCTACGTAGTGATCTTTCTCAACTTCAACCATCGGTGGCTCTTCTTTATCGCATAGTCCAGCCTTCGCATATGGACATCTTGGATGGAACCTACAACCTTTAGGTGGATTAATTGGGCTTGGTGGCTCTCCAGTAACTTTCATTCTCTTCTTCTTCATTTCCCTCGCTAGGTCTGGATCTGGAATTGGAATCGCCGAGAACAGCATTTGCGTATAGGGGTGTAATGGGTTTTCGAATATCCTGTCGGCGGGTCCAACTTCCACAAGCTTTCCTAGGTACATCACTCCGATCCTGTCACTCATGTACTTGACGACCCCAAGGTCGTGGCTTATGAAGAGGTACGTGAAGCCATGTTTCTCTTGGAGTTCCTTTAACGTATTCAATATGTTCGCCTGAACTGAAACGTCGAGGGCCGAAGTTGGCTCATCGAGCACTATGAATTCAGGTTTTAATGCAAGCAACCTTGCGAGGGCGATTCTCTGTCTTTGACCACCTGAGAACTCGTGTGGATAACGGTAAAGGTGCATCTCATTCAATCCAACGCTCTCAAGTAATCGTATAACAAATTCCTCAGGGTCATCAACTTGAATCCCGTGGAACTTCACTGGTTCCATTATGATCTGGAAGACCGTTTGTCTAGGATCCAAGGAAGAGTATGGATCTTGGAACATTATTTGGGCTTTTCTTCTAAACCATTTTAGCTCTTCTCCTTTAAGCTTTGTCACGTCCTTCCCCATGAAAATTATCTTACCATCTGTAGGTTCTATTAGCCTTAGTATTGTTCTCCCAGTGGTAGTTTTTCCACATCCACTCTCCCCCACTAGTCCAAAGGTTTCTCCTCTCTTAATTTCGAAGCTCACTCCATCTACTGCCTTGACCCATCCTATCGTCCTGAACAAACCTCTAATTGGGAAATACTTCTTAAGGTTCTCAACTTTAAGGACAGTTTCCGTCATGAGGATCACCTCAATATAAGTGACATGCAACGAAATGCCCTGGTTCAATTTCCTTTAGCTCGGGGACTTTTTCTTTGCATATTGACATTACCTTTGGACACCTTGGGTGGAACCTGCATCCTCCTGGGGGTGTTATTAAGTTGGGAACAGTTCCTGGGATAGCTTCAAGTTTCTCTATCTTCGTCAATGGATTGGGGACTGCCCTTAATAGGCCTTGAGTGTATGGATGCAGGGGATTCTTGAATATCTGATCAACGGTTCCTATTTCAACTATCTTTCCAGCATACATTACTGCAACCCTGTCAGCGGTCTCTGCAACAACGCCTAAGTTGTGGGTGATTAGGATTACGGTAGCTTTGTATTTCTCTTTCATCTTGTTGAGTAGATCTAGAATCTGAGCCTGAATTGTGACATCCAAAGCCGTAGTTGGCTCATCAGCTATTAATATCCTTGGATTATTTGATATTCCTATTCCGATAACAACCCTCTGCTTCATTCCTCCCGAGAGTTCGTGGGGATAGTTGTTCACTCTCCTAGCTGGGTCTGGGATCAAAACAGACTTTAATATATCAACGGCCTTCTGAATGCCCTCTTTTATACTTTTTATCTTTCCATGAACTTCCATGGCCTCAGCTATTTGATAGCCCACCGTATATAGGGGATCCAGAGATGCATGTGGATCCTGGAATATGTACGCTATTTCGTTTCCTCTTATTTTTCTTATCTCTTCCTCGCTTAGCTTGAGCAAATCTACAACGCTACCATCGTCCCTGTAGTATAGGACTTGACCCTCAACTATTCTTCCTGGGCTTTCGATAAGTTGAGTTATCGCCCTAGACGTCACGCTCTTTCCACATCCGGTTTCGCCAACAAGAGCGAAGGTCTCCCCCTTGTAAACATCGAACGAAACCTTTTCTATGGCCTTGACTATTCCAGCGTAGGTGTAAAAATGAACGGTAAGATTTCTAACTTGCAAAATTGGTTCAGGCACTTTCCTCACCCTCCTCCATCTTCTTCTGCTTCTTAACCTTGAACTCTATGCTCCTTCTCGTCTTTGGATCGAGTATATCTCTTAGCCCATCACCAAGTAGGTTCCATCCAAGAGCCGTGAGGAGAACAACTAGACCTGGGTAGAACACTAACCACCAGCACCTTGGGAAGTACTGAGCTCCGTCATAGACTATCCTTCCCCAGTCAGCTATTGGCGGTGTTGCTCCAAGTCCAAGGAAGCTCAGTCCTGCTTCCATGAGGACTACTCCACCGAAGTCCAAGGTTATGTAGACCAGTATTGGACCTATGATGTTAGGTAGTATGTGCCTGAACAGGATTGTCCTCGTCGGTAATCCAATAGCTCTAGCGGCTTCAACGTATAGCTTTTCCCTCTCAGTAAGGGTTGAACCTCTCGTTATTCTCGCGTAACCTGGCCACCATACTATGATCATTGCCACTATAACCGCTAGCAACCTACCAAGGTTTCCAGCCTCTCTAACGTCTAGTGCGAATATTGCTAACACGATCTTCTCTATTACGGGATGGCTTGAAATGAAGGCTTGCAATCTATCTGGAAGCACCGCCGAGAACGCGATTGCTAGAATTAGGGCTGGGAATGATAGGAACATATCGGTTAAACGCATTATCAGCTCGTCCACTTTTCCACCGTAGTATCCAGCTACCAGACCCAGGATAATTCCGAGGGGCACTCCAAACATAATAACTATTATTGAGATGACGAAGCTAGTTCTTGCACCCTGAAGAAGTAAGCTTAGCAGGTCTCTACCATAGTGGTCAGCTCCCAGGGGATAGTAGATTGTGGCATTGTTGTAGTATTCGAGAACCGCTTTACTTCCTGGGGGTGCTAAGTAAACATTGTCGTAGTGGGACGTGTACAGGGTTGGGAAGAAGTTGTATTTCCAAGGAGCAAGGAACGGCCCAAAGATTCCTACTAATATGAATATTATAACGATGAACAAACCAATTAAAGCAGGAGGTGACCTGTTTAAGGCGTATAGCATTAGTCTCCATTCTTCTAATCTTGACCTGTTCTTCTCCATCCAGTCCTTCTTGAATAACGTGATGAACTTGCCGATTCCATAGACTAGTTTATCTGCAATTTTATCAAGTATGCTCTTTTTATATTCCTCTTGCATTGTAATCACCTCAGTACCTAACCCTCGGGTCTATCACAGCGTACAGGATATCCACTATCAGGTTTATCGTAA belongs to Pyrococcus abyssi GE5 and includes:
- the fen gene encoding flap endonuclease-1, encoding MGVPIGELIPRKEIELENLYGKKIAIDALNAIYQFLSTIRQRDGTPLMDSKGRITSHLSGLFYRTINLMEAGIKPVYVFDGKPPAFKKKELEKRREAREEAEIKWKEALAKGDIEEARKYAQRATKVNEMLIEDAKKLLQLMGIPIVQAPSEGEAQAAYMAGKGDVYASASQDYDSLLFGTPRLVRNLTITGKRKMPGKDIYVEIKPELIVLEEVLKELKITREKLIELAILVGTDYNPGGIKGIGPKKALEIVKYSKDPLAKFQRQSDVDLYAIKEFFLNPPTTDDYSLKWKEPDEEGIIRFLCDEHDFSEERVKNGLERLKKAIKAGKQSTLESWFIKKKP
- the trm5b gene encoding tRNA (guanine(37)-N1)-methyltransferase Trm5b, whose protein sequence is MTLAVKVPLKEGEIVRRRLIELGALDNTYKIKREGNFLLIPVKFPVKGFEVVEAELEQVSRRPNSYREIVNVPQELRRFLPTSFDIIGNIAIIEIPEELKGYAKEIGRAIVEVHKNVKAVYMKGSKIEGEYRTRELIHIAGENITETIHRENGIRLKLDVAKVYFSPRLATERMRVFKMAQEGEVVFDMFAGVGPFSILLAKKAELVFACDINPWAIKYLEENIKLNKVNNVVPILGDSREIEVKADRIIMNLPKYAHEFLEHAISCINDGGVIHYYGFGPEGDPYGWHLERIRELANKFGVKVEVLGKRVIRNYAPRQYNIAIDFRVSF
- a CDS encoding ABC transporter ATP-binding protein; protein product: MPEPILQVRNLTVHFYTYAGIVKAIEKVSFDVYKGETFALVGETGCGKSVTSRAITQLIESPGRIVEGQVLYYRDDGSVVDLLKLSEEEIRKIRGNEIAYIFQDPHASLDPLYTVGYQIAEAMEVHGKIKSIKEGIQKAVDILKSVLIPDPARRVNNYPHELSGGMKQRVVIGIGISNNPRILIADEPTTALDVTIQAQILDLLNKMKEKYKATVILITHNLGVVAETADRVAVMYAGKIVEIGTVDQIFKNPLHPYTQGLLRAVPNPLTKIEKLEAIPGTVPNLITPPGGCRFHPRCPKVMSICKEKVPELKEIEPGHFVACHLY
- a CDS encoding phosphate-starvation-inducible PsiE family protein gives rise to the protein MKESMSKFMDATFDYVSWLLVIVVLGLIVVALYKTFYSLISLNLEGTLEEFLFVLILLEIYELLSLYLRHHHVSMRRVVELGILAIVRKLMVVKDYDSLNPLTLIGLALVIFALGWIYVNLNLKEGNQQE
- a CDS encoding ABC transporter permease — translated: MQEEYKKSILDKIADKLVYGIGKFITLFKKDWMEKNRSRLEEWRLMLYALNRSPPALIGLFIVIIFILVGIFGPFLAPWKYNFFPTLYTSHYDNVYLAPPGSKAVLEYYNNATIYYPLGADHYGRDLLSLLLQGARTSFVISIIVIMFGVPLGIILGLVAGYYGGKVDELIMRLTDMFLSFPALILAIAFSAVLPDRLQAFISSHPVIEKIVLAIFALDVREAGNLGRLLAVIVAMIIVWWPGYARITRGSTLTEREKLYVEAARAIGLPTRTILFRHILPNIIGPILVYITLDFGGVVLMEAGLSFLGLGATPPIADWGRIVYDGAQYFPRCWWLVFYPGLVVLLTALGWNLLGDGLRDILDPKTRRSIEFKVKKQKKMEEGEESA
- a CDS encoding ABC transporter ATP-binding protein, producing the protein MTETVLKVENLKKYFPIRGLFRTIGWVKAVDGVSFEIKRGETFGLVGESGCGKTTTGRTILRLIEPTDGKIIFMGKDVTKLKGEELKWFRRKAQIMFQDPYSSLDPRQTVFQIIMEPVKFHGIQVDDPEEFVIRLLESVGLNEMHLYRYPHEFSGGQRQRIALARLLALKPEFIVLDEPTSALDVSVQANILNTLKELQEKHGFTYLFISHDLGVVKYMSDRIGVMYLGKLVEVGPADRIFENPLHPYTQMLFSAIPIPDPDLAREMKKKRMKVTGEPPSPINPPKGCRFHPRCPYAKAGLCDKEEPPMVEVEKDHYVACWLYAKA
- a CDS encoding prenyltransferase/squalene oxidase repeat-containing protein, with the protein product MGSKLSRYVNIDRVIEYIEMRRHNDGGYCFVSQLADTNINDTYYAIKIYSLLGIEVPEKEKTIEFLYDSAQMQTATVGVAMAIEGLAILGAKDLAKEKMELLFMKYNPLEDKFAVGLGGSEEFGTATPLEATYWAMRAMNSVNYRIDEEMREKIIEFVRRFKIGDAYGVTHPTTTMTYQALYTLNSLGIKEKTRHFELCEVCGDWGGFTEVPNSLPPYIEPTFYALRGLELLGKRAGCIDSHIKFIRSLQNQNGGFRRSYELGISTFQNTYRALASLNILIRWV